The following are encoded in a window of Bacillus xiapuensis genomic DNA:
- a CDS encoding FecCD family ABC transporter permease: protein MSAPSAAKLQRNQLIADRKKKWFPFLVSILVILLMVSVTAAVTKGPVAMSAVRAWKIILFQVPWIGQWVEPDWTQAQAHIIWNIRLPRVLLGAVVGAGLSAAGVVIQALVRNPLADPYILGVSSGASVAAALVLLFGAFSFLGPYSLSIGAFFGAACSMVLVYMLAKIGGKILTSRLLLAGIAVSLTMSAATNFIVTMAPRDAEIREAMFWMMGSLAGAKWEYVGAPATFILLCSLFLLLYSETLNALLMGEEAANTLGVNTELFRKVLIIILSLMTGAVVAVSGSIGFIGLMIPHIARFLTGSDHKRVLPVSLLLGMLMVIWSDTIARTLFAPQELPIGVVTALCGGPFFIWLLRRSSYAFGGVRS from the coding sequence ATGAGTGCACCATCTGCAGCTAAGCTGCAAAGAAATCAGCTTATAGCTGATCGAAAGAAGAAATGGTTTCCTTTCTTAGTCAGCATCTTGGTCATCCTGCTTATGGTATCGGTTACGGCCGCAGTCACAAAGGGGCCGGTCGCGATGTCAGCGGTCAGGGCATGGAAGATCATTCTTTTCCAAGTGCCTTGGATTGGGCAATGGGTCGAGCCGGATTGGACGCAGGCGCAAGCCCATATTATTTGGAATATTCGATTGCCGAGAGTTCTTCTTGGCGCTGTGGTAGGCGCGGGTCTTTCAGCGGCTGGTGTGGTTATCCAGGCCCTCGTGCGAAATCCTTTGGCTGATCCATACATACTCGGTGTGTCATCTGGTGCTTCTGTCGCCGCTGCGCTCGTTCTATTATTTGGCGCTTTCTCATTTTTGGGACCGTATTCATTATCCATCGGGGCTTTTTTCGGAGCGGCTTGTTCAATGGTGCTCGTCTATATGCTGGCCAAAATCGGAGGCAAAATCCTGACTTCTAGGCTGCTGCTAGCCGGCATCGCGGTCTCGCTGACGATGTCGGCCGCAACTAATTTTATCGTGACGATGGCTCCGAGAGATGCAGAAATCCGTGAAGCAATGTTTTGGATGATGGGCAGTCTAGCGGGAGCCAAATGGGAGTATGTAGGAGCCCCGGCCACTTTTATTCTCCTATGCTCGCTTTTTCTGCTTCTTTATTCCGAAACATTGAATGCTTTATTAATGGGGGAAGAAGCGGCTAATACGCTTGGGGTAAATACGGAATTGTTCCGAAAAGTGCTCATCATCATTTTGTCGTTAATGACAGGAGCTGTGGTGGCTGTAAGCGGCTCGATCGGATTCATCGGCCTAATGATCCCCCATATAGCCCGCTTTTTGACCGGTTCTGATCATAAGCGTGTCCTTCCTGTCAGTCTTCTTCTTGGCATGCTGATGGTGATATGGTCGGACACTATTGCGCGAACTCTGTTTGCTCCTCAAGAGCTGCCAATTGGCGTCGTCACGGCTTTATGCGGGGGGCCATTCTTTATCTGGCTGCTGCGCCGGAGCTCGTATGCGTTTGGAGGTGTCCGTTCTTGA